A genome region from Merismopedia glauca CCAP 1448/3 includes the following:
- a CDS encoding helix-hairpin-helix domain-containing protein: MFGQHLIRQKLLKDPYYRLQSAAEVALAAELGVYIDANQATIDDWLRLPGISIHQARSLVQLSQSGVKFYSIEDVAAALSLPVQRLLPVAAIVKFFYYHELPSASKINLNTASFEELIAVPVINISLATVIIENRKIAGKYRNLADFQQRLSLSGEAVAQLMYYLLF, from the coding sequence ATGTTTGGTCAACATTTAATCCGGCAAAAACTACTCAAAGATCCTTATTATCGGTTACAATCTGCGGCAGAAGTTGCTTTAGCTGCGGAATTAGGGGTTTATATCGATGCTAATCAAGCCACTATAGATGATTGGTTGAGGTTACCAGGAATATCGATTCATCAGGCGCGATCGCTTGTACAACTTTCTCAATCTGGTGTCAAATTCTATTCTATCGAAGATGTAGCGGCGGCGTTAAGTTTACCAGTACAAAGATTATTACCTGTAGCGGCGATCGTTAAGTTCTTCTATTACCATGAGTTGCCATCTGCATCGAAAATTAACCTCAATACCGCCTCATTTGAAGAACTAATCGCAGTTCCAGTCATTAACATTTCTCTAGCCACTGTAATAATAGAGAACCGAAAAATCGCTGGTAAATATCGCAATTTAGCTGACTTCCAACAGCGTCTTTCCTTGAGTGGAGAAGCTGTTGCACAGTTAATGTACTACCTATTGTTTTGA
- a CDS encoding NINE protein: MAESRMRSPRGVMLDKPKNRTIATLLAVCGIFTPIVGLHKFYLGQPIWGVVYLLLSWTPIPHIASAIEAVWYLLQDSTDFQSNFDPRPLSFNLVEFTNNRPSVSITADTLRQLEQLRQEGLVSEYEFEQKRRQWLDKMS; this comes from the coding sequence ATGGCTGAGTCCAGAATGCGATCGCCCAGAGGAGTAATGTTAGATAAACCTAAAAACCGTACTATTGCCACTTTATTAGCCGTTTGCGGCATATTTACGCCCATAGTTGGGTTGCATAAGTTCTATTTAGGGCAACCTATATGGGGTGTAGTTTATCTATTATTATCTTGGACTCCCATTCCCCATATTGCTAGTGCGATTGAAGCAGTTTGGTATTTACTCCAAGATTCAACAGATTTTCAATCAAACTTCGATCCGCGTCCACTTAGTTTTAATTTGGTCGAATTTACGAATAATCGCCCCTCAGTCAGCATCACAGCCGATACATTACGCCAACTCGAACAACTCCGTCAAGAAGGTTTGGTGTCTGAATACGAATTTGAGCAAAAACGCCGCCAGTGGTTAGATAAAATGTCTTGA
- the petE gene encoding plastocyanin, producing MNLIAVMTRRFSLTLLAVALVVGSWVFSIAPASAETYSVKMGADNGMLVFEPSSLTVKQGDTVKWVNNKLAPHNAVFDAQKVPGADAGLAKSLSHKQLVFSPGEDFSVTFTSDMPTGEYSYYCEPHRGAGMGGKITVQ from the coding sequence ATGAATCTTATCGCTGTGATGACAAGGCGTTTTAGTCTGACTTTATTAGCTGTAGCTTTAGTTGTAGGTAGCTGGGTATTTTCCATAGCTCCAGCATCTGCTGAAACCTATAGTGTTAAAATGGGTGCTGATAACGGGATGTTAGTTTTCGAGCCTTCTAGTTTGACTGTCAAACAGGGAGATACCGTCAAGTGGGTAAACAATAAGTTAGCCCCTCACAACGCGGTGTTTGATGCTCAGAAAGTACCTGGAGCAGATGCTGGTTTGGCAAAATCTCTGTCTCACAAACAACTAGTATTTAGCCCTGGCGAAGATTTCTCCGTCACTTTCACCTCAGATATGCCTACAGGAGAGTATTCCTACTACTGCGAACCACATCGTGGCGCTGGTATGGGTGGCAAAATTACTGTTCAGTAG
- a CDS encoding DUF6887 family protein — protein MFNLKEMSNAELKQYLATHRNDDDAFSEALQELMSRSRDRVRYPANLPLEEMEKLIAEKLNQSK, from the coding sequence ATGTTTAATTTAAAAGAAATGAGTAATGCTGAATTAAAACAATATTTAGCAACTCATAGAAATGATGATGATGCTTTTAGCGAAGCTTTGCAAGAACTAATGAGTCGCAGTCGCGATAGAGTTCGTTACCCAGCTAATTTGCCTTTGGAAGAGATGGAAAAACTGATTGCAGAAAAGTTGAACCAGAGCAAGTGA
- a CDS encoding DUF6888 family protein, with the protein MALLPTEIQAKICVFVCQMLSNTFQPINIFRYDEKLKTLYIQAGTNDGLAIVIDQNGAWEFV; encoded by the coding sequence GTGGCACTCTTGCCTACAGAAATTCAGGCAAAAATTTGTGTATTTGTCTGTCAGATGTTATCCAATACATTTCAACCAATTAATATTTTCCGTTACGATGAAAAGTTGAAAACTTTGTATATTCAAGCAGGAACAAATGACGGACTAGCAATAGTAATTGACCAAAATGGAGCATGGGAGTTTGTCTAA
- a CDS encoding rhomboid family intramembrane serine protease — MVPLRDDNPTRITPYVTYALIAINILVFLYQLTLSASDPRLLSSFFQDWAVIPKQLTASFQGLPTPDPIPEPLTLISSQFLHGGFLHLAGNMLFLWIFGNNVEDKLGHIKYIIFYLACGILAALSQWYFATNSGIPSLGASGAIAGVMGAYILRFPKAEVLTLIPLGFFSTFAKIPAVYFIGFWFLQQAFYGVASLGVRTNIGMSGGIAYWAHAGGFLFGVILGPLLGLFSDRDY; from the coding sequence GTGGTTCCTTTACGCGACGATAATCCAACTCGCATCACCCCTTATGTTACTTATGCATTAATTGCGATCAATATTCTGGTGTTTTTGTACCAATTAACTTTGAGTGCGTCAGATCCCAGATTGCTAAGTAGCTTTTTTCAAGACTGGGCGGTAATTCCTAAGCAACTAACTGCCAGTTTTCAGGGATTACCCACTCCCGATCCTATACCAGAACCCCTGACTTTGATTAGTTCTCAATTCCTGCATGGCGGTTTTTTACACTTAGCGGGTAATATGCTATTTTTGTGGATTTTTGGGAATAACGTTGAAGATAAGTTAGGACATATCAAATATATTATTTTCTATCTTGCTTGCGGCATTTTAGCGGCTTTAAGTCAGTGGTACTTTGCCACTAATTCGGGGATTCCTTCTTTGGGTGCTAGTGGCGCTATAGCTGGAGTAATGGGGGCATATATTCTGCGTTTCCCCAAAGCTGAAGTCTTGACTTTAATCCCTTTGGGTTTCTTCTCCACCTTTGCCAAAATTCCCGCAGTTTACTTTATCGGTTTCTGGTTCTTACAGCAAGCATTTTATGGCGTAGCTAGCTTAGGGGTACGCACTAATATCGGTATGAGCGGCGGAATCGCTTACTGGGCACACGCTGGAGGATTTCTGTTTGGAGTTATATTAGGCCCTTTATTAGGTTTGTTTAGCGATCGCGATTATTAA
- a CDS encoding dienelactone hydrolase family protein produces the protein MKDITRRQFIIVTSLAAGFALAVQPIVAAVIKTSTRGLEAGEVKIPVADGEIPAYRAMPAKGKNFPVILVVQEIFGVHEHIRDICRRLAKLGYLAIAPELYARQGDVSQVTDIQEIISTVVSKVPDAQVMSDLDATVKWASASSKGNTNKLGITGFCWGGRIVWLYAAHNPKVKAGVAWYGRLVSEKTDLTPKHPIDIAKSLKVPVLGLYGAQDDGIPNDTVFQMRRLLRQGKSNSKIILYPNTPHGFNADYRPSYRQKEATDGWKRLRNWFKRNGVG, from the coding sequence ATGAAAGATATTACCCGCCGTCAATTTATCATTGTCACGTCTTTAGCTGCTGGTTTTGCTCTTGCCGTACAGCCAATTGTGGCTGCGGTAATTAAGACTAGTACAAGAGGCTTAGAAGCAGGAGAAGTTAAAATACCTGTAGCTGATGGAGAAATTCCAGCTTATAGAGCTATGCCCGCTAAAGGAAAGAATTTTCCCGTCATTTTGGTAGTCCAAGAAATCTTTGGAGTTCACGAACACATACGGGATATCTGTCGGCGATTGGCGAAATTAGGTTATTTAGCGATCGCTCCTGAATTATACGCCCGTCAAGGTGATGTTTCTCAAGTTACCGATATCCAAGAAATCATCTCTACAGTAGTTTCCAAAGTACCGGATGCTCAAGTTATGTCGGATTTGGATGCAACTGTCAAATGGGCATCTGCTTCTAGTAAAGGCAATACTAATAAGCTGGGAATTACCGGTTTTTGCTGGGGAGGGCGAATTGTTTGGCTATATGCCGCCCACAACCCTAAAGTTAAAGCAGGAGTGGCTTGGTATGGGCGCTTAGTTAGCGAAAAAACCGACTTAACCCCCAAACATCCCATAGATATAGCTAAATCCCTGAAAGTGCCAGTTTTAGGGCTGTACGGCGCGCAAGATGATGGCATACCTAACGATACTGTTTTCCAAATGCGTCGCCTGCTGCGCCAAGGTAAGAGCAATTCTAAGATAATTCTCTACCCGAATACACCCCACGGCTTTAATGCAGATTATCGCCCTAGCTATCGGCAAAAAGAAGCCACTGATGGGTGGAAACGGTTGCGAAATTGGTTTAAAAGGAACGGAGTTGGTTAG
- a CDS encoding class I SAM-dependent methyltransferase, producing MLAATSVAKPIKSRELSPGSAIRIPNVSQNNGNAIALPMSNSEYIFTSTQHSQELERLQALEQVFDPATRKKIESTGISAGWRCLEVGAGAGAIAQWMATVVGDNGSVVAVDLNTRFLNNLRSPNLEVIEADIRYLPLNYPLFDLVHARYVLIHIPDFQVALSRMLDLLKPGGWIVIEEPDFSVARAIYGEKDALESFNRVYEAICQMFAQLNLDYAFGIKLPAIFQQCGLQQLSVENDVPLSNGGSGIAKVMKMSTVQLAEKYISTSVVDSTDIDRYCQFADDPQTWAIYYGTVGVIARKGHL from the coding sequence ATGCTTGCAGCTACCTCTGTTGCTAAACCCATCAAAAGTAGAGAACTGAGTCCTGGAAGTGCAATTCGGATTCCTAACGTTAGTCAAAATAATGGAAACGCGATCGCCCTACCCATGTCAAATTCTGAGTATATATTCACCAGTACCCAGCATTCCCAAGAATTAGAAAGACTGCAAGCTTTAGAGCAAGTATTCGATCCAGCTACGCGCAAAAAGATTGAATCAACCGGAATATCAGCAGGTTGGCGCTGCTTGGAAGTTGGCGCGGGTGCAGGAGCGATCGCTCAGTGGATGGCAACAGTTGTCGGGGATAATGGTAGTGTGGTGGCTGTAGATCTCAATACTCGCTTTTTAAACAACCTGCGATCGCCTAACTTAGAAGTAATAGAAGCTGATATCCGATACCTTCCCCTAAATTATCCCCTTTTTGACCTGGTTCATGCCCGTTATGTTCTGATTCATATCCCAGATTTCCAAGTTGCTCTATCCAGAATGCTAGATCTCCTCAAACCAGGTGGCTGGATTGTTATCGAAGAGCCTGATTTTTCAGTAGCAAGAGCAATTTATGGCGAAAAAGATGCTCTTGAATCCTTTAATCGAGTTTATGAAGCTATTTGTCAAATGTTTGCTCAGCTAAACTTGGATTATGCATTCGGAATCAAGTTACCAGCTATCTTTCAACAATGCGGTTTGCAGCAATTATCTGTAGAAAATGATGTTCCTCTATCTAATGGTGGTTCAGGAATAGCAAAGGTAATGAAGATGTCTACAGTGCAACTGGCAGAAAAATACATTTCCACCAGTGTAGTAGATAGTACAGACATTGATCGCTATTGCCAATTTGCAGACGATCCTCAAACCTGGGCTATCTACTACGGAACTGTCGGAGTTATTGCTAGAAAAGGGCATCTATAG